A genome region from Streptomyces pratensis includes the following:
- a CDS encoding DUF4177 domain-containing protein yields MTKWEYATVPLLVHATKQILDTWGEDGWELVQVVPGPNNPEQLVAYLKREKP; encoded by the coding sequence ATGACCAAGTGGGAATACGCGACCGTGCCCCTTCTCGTGCACGCGACCAAGCAGATTCTGGACACCTGGGGCGAGGACGGCTGGGAGCTGGTCCAGGTCGTTCCCGGCCCGAACAACCCCGAGCAGCTCGTGGCCTACCTGAAGCGGGAGAAGCCGTAG
- a CDS encoding ArsA family ATPase, with the protein MSRFQVVSGKGGTGKTTVAAALALALATEGRRTLLVEVEGRQGIAQLFESEALPYEERRIAVAPGGGEVHALAIDAERALLDYLQMFYKLGSAGRALKKLGAIDFATTIAPGVRDVLLTGKACEAVRRKDKQGGFVYDYVIMDAPPTGRITRFLNVNDEVAGLARIGPIHNQAQAVMRVLKSPETAVHLVTLLEEMPVQETSDGIAELRAAELPVGSVVVNMVRPHLLDEDALRTASGGRRKEIAKALTRAGVTGSAGLVRPLVAQASEHAQRVGLEREQRAVLAGLGLPMAELPLMGEGVTLAALYELAEEFRKQGVGDETADAAGQTPRGGKRRGSGRGVGS; encoded by the coding sequence GTGAGCAGGTTCCAGGTCGTCAGCGGCAAGGGCGGGACCGGTAAGACCACGGTCGCCGCCGCACTCGCGCTCGCCCTCGCGACCGAGGGCAGGCGCACTCTCCTCGTGGAGGTCGAGGGCAGGCAGGGCATCGCCCAGCTCTTCGAATCCGAGGCCCTCCCCTACGAGGAACGCAGAATCGCCGTCGCCCCGGGCGGCGGCGAGGTCCACGCGCTGGCGATCGACGCCGAACGCGCGCTCCTGGACTACCTCCAGATGTTCTACAAACTGGGCAGCGCCGGGCGCGCGCTGAAGAAGCTCGGCGCGATCGACTTCGCCACCACCATCGCCCCCGGGGTCCGGGACGTCCTGCTGACCGGCAAGGCCTGCGAGGCCGTGCGCCGCAAGGACAAACAAGGCGGGTTCGTCTACGACTACGTGATCATGGACGCACCCCCGACCGGACGCATCACCCGCTTCCTCAATGTGAACGACGAGGTGGCGGGGCTGGCGAGGATCGGCCCGATACACAATCAGGCGCAGGCCGTGATGCGGGTCCTGAAGTCCCCCGAGACCGCGGTCCACCTGGTGACGCTCCTGGAGGAGATGCCGGTCCAGGAGACCTCGGACGGCATCGCCGAGCTGCGGGCCGCCGAACTGCCCGTGGGCAGTGTCGTGGTGAACATGGTGCGGCCTCACCTGCTGGACGAGGACGCTCTGCGGACGGCCTCGGGCGGCCGCCGCAAGGAGATCGCGAAGGCGCTCACCCGGGCCGGCGTGACGGGTTCCGCCGGGCTGGTACGACCGCTGGTCGCGCAGGCCTCCGAGCATGCCCAGCGAGTCGGCCTGGAGCGTGAGCAGCGCGCGGTGCTGGCCGGGCTGGGGCTGCCGATGGCCGAGCTCCCGCTGATGGGCGAGGGGGTGACCCTGGCCGCGCTGTACGAGCTGGCGGAGGAGTTCCGTAAGCAGGGTGTCGGTGACGAGACCGCGGACGCGGCGGGGCAGACGCCCCGGGGTGGGAAGCGACGCGGCTCCGGACGAGGGGTGGGGTCATGA
- a CDS encoding ArsA family ATPase, giving the protein MTVGTDIAPGLETDALLDDPDIRIVVCCGSGGVGKTTTAAALGVRAAERGRRVVVLTIDPARRLAQSMGIDQLDNIPRRVEDIDGEGELHAMMLDMKRTFDETVEAHTDAERARAILENPFYQSLSAGFAGTQEYMAMEKLGQLRARDEWDLIIVDTPPSRSALDFLDAPKRLGSFLDGKFIRLLIAPAKIGGRAGMKFLNVGMSMMTGTLGKLLGGQFLRDVQTFVAAMDSMFGGFRTRADATYKLLQAPGTAFLVVATPERDALREAAYFVERLAAEEMPLAGLVLNRVHGSDASRLSAERALAAAENLEGVGIVDQTAGKAALGESAAPEAAATPSEAPEPPLSPERSNELSPYEPPQQEPPQHDRTSRTSEHHGRGQKSSDPSGPSTNAETDGRASAVADAVSVEVSVEQLTAGLLRLHAERMQVVAREQDTRDRFTTLHPEVPVTEVAALPGDVHDLSGLRAIGELLATGSASAPAGAV; this is encoded by the coding sequence ATGACGGTGGGCACGGACATCGCACCGGGGCTGGAGACCGACGCGCTCCTGGACGATCCCGATATCCGTATCGTCGTGTGCTGCGGCTCCGGCGGCGTGGGCAAGACCACGACCGCTGCGGCACTCGGTGTACGGGCGGCCGAGCGCGGCCGCAGGGTCGTCGTCCTCACCATCGATCCGGCCCGCCGGCTCGCCCAGTCCATGGGCATCGACCAGCTGGACAACATCCCGCGCCGGGTCGAGGACATCGACGGCGAGGGCGAGCTGCACGCCATGATGCTCGACATGAAGCGCACCTTCGACGAGACCGTCGAGGCGCACACGGACGCCGAGCGGGCTCGCGCGATCCTGGAGAACCCCTTCTACCAGTCACTGTCGGCAGGGTTCGCGGGCACGCAGGAATACATGGCGATGGAGAAGCTCGGGCAGTTGAGGGCGCGCGACGAGTGGGATCTGATCATCGTCGACACCCCGCCGTCCCGTTCCGCGCTGGACTTCCTGGACGCGCCGAAACGTCTCGGCTCCTTCCTGGACGGGAAATTCATCCGGCTGCTGATCGCCCCGGCGAAGATCGGGGGGCGGGCCGGTATGAAGTTCCTCAACGTCGGGATGTCGATGATGACGGGGACGCTCGGCAAGCTGCTCGGCGGCCAGTTCCTCCGCGATGTGCAGACCTTCGTCGCGGCGATGGACTCCATGTTCGGCGGATTCCGCACCCGGGCCGACGCGACGTACAAACTGCTCCAGGCCCCCGGCACGGCGTTCCTCGTGGTGGCGACGCCGGAGCGGGACGCGCTGCGCGAGGCCGCGTACTTCGTGGAACGGCTGGCCGCGGAGGAAATGCCGCTGGCCGGCCTGGTCCTCAACCGCGTGCACGGCAGCGACGCGTCACGGCTGTCGGCGGAACGGGCGCTGGCGGCCGCAGAAAATCTTGAAGGCGTCGGCATTGTGGATCAGACGGCCGGGAAGGCTGCCCTTGGTGAGTCGGCGGCCCCAGAGGCCGCCGCCACCCCTTCCGAAGCCCCCGAGCCGCCGCTTTCCCCCGAGCGCAGCAACGAGCTCTCCCCGTACGAGCCGCCACAGCAGGAGCCGCCCCAGCACGACCGGACATCGCGCACCAGCGAGCACCACGGCCGTGGCCAGAAATCGTCTGACCCGTCCGGGCCATCCACGAACGCAGAAACGGACGGGCGTGCCTCAGCCGTCGCGGACGCCGTATCCGTCGAGGTCTCCGTCGAGCAGCTGACCGCAGGTCTGCTGCGGCTGCACGCCGAGCGGATGCAGGTTGTCGCCCGCGAACAGGACACACGCGACCGCTTCACCACGCTCCACCCCGAGGTCCCGGTGACCGAGGTGGCCGCGTTGCCCGGCGACGTGCACGACCTCTCAGGCCTCAGGGCAATCGGCGAACTGCTCGCGACCGGTTCCGCTTCTGCCCCGGCCGGAGCTGTCTAG
- a CDS encoding WhiB family transcriptional regulator: MGWVTDWSAQAACRTTDPDELFVQGAAQNRAKAVCTGCPVRTECLADALDNRVEFGVWGGMTERERRALLRRRPTVTSWRRLLETARSEYERSTGMLPVGVGLDDDALHDDELHERFAAVG; encoded by the coding sequence ATGGGCTGGGTAACTGACTGGAGTGCGCAGGCGGCCTGCCGCACTACCGATCCGGATGAATTGTTCGTACAAGGGGCGGCGCAGAACAGGGCCAAGGCGGTGTGCACCGGATGCCCGGTGCGGACCGAATGCCTGGCCGACGCGCTGGACAATCGCGTCGAGTTCGGCGTGTGGGGCGGGATGACGGAGCGGGAGCGCCGTGCGCTGCTGCGCCGACGGCCCACCGTCACGTCCTGGCGCCGCCTGCTGGAGACCGCGCGCAGCGAATACGAGCGGTCCACAGGCATGCTGCCCGTAGGGGTCGGCCTGGACGACGACGCGCTGCACGACGACGAACTGCACGAGAGGTTCGCCGCCGTGGGGTAA
- a CDS encoding transglycosylase domain-containing protein: protein MPKKRSGGGLTTTQQAAKFLGVAALSGAVLAGIALPAAGALGLAAKGTVEEFDEIPSNLKTPPLSQRTTILDSEGGAIATVYSRDRTVVPLKDISPYMQDAIIAIEDSRFYEHGAVDLKGILRAMNRNVQEGGAAQGASTLTQQYVKNVFVEEAGDDPDKVAEATQQTLGRKVRELKYAIQVEEELGKKKILENYLNITFFGQQAYGVEAASQRYFSKHAKDLKVGEAAMLAGLVQSPTRYDPVNDTKEATKRRDTVLQRMAAVGSISQSEAEAAIAAPLELKVSKPKNGCITAVSGAGFFCDYVRKTILNDPTFGKTEEERSKLWNLGGLTVRTTLSPRAQAAANEAATSKVNKDDKVAASVVQVEPGTGKILSMGQSRPYGLDQTKHETMINLGVTHEMGGSTYGFQVGSTFKPITAAAALEKGISPAESYTTDWKISLPKSSFRDCSGAPTGSDNWDLQNELESEKGSWDMTSALGKSINTYFAKLEQKTGLCETVEMAKKMGYERGDGKEIEENASITLGGEVSTPLSMASVYATFANRGTYCSPIAIESITDANGKKVGVPKTECSRAMSEPTADSISQMLKGVVEDGTGTLAGLSDRDNAGKTGTTNDRLDAWFVGYTPNLSTAVWVGDDVGEKTTKMYDITIGGQYYDKVCGGCLPGPIWKTAMTGALNASETPSFHPIAVPRAKEKEKEKDKGRGEDNDGGNDNGDPGADPVGGITLPPGFIGGNDGGRNGRNGP, encoded by the coding sequence ATGCCAAAGAAGCGCTCAGGCGGGGGTCTGACGACGACCCAGCAGGCCGCCAAGTTCCTCGGTGTCGCCGCGCTCTCCGGAGCTGTGCTGGCGGGCATCGCGCTGCCGGCCGCCGGCGCACTCGGGCTCGCGGCCAAGGGGACGGTCGAGGAATTCGACGAAATCCCTTCCAACCTCAAGACCCCGCCGCTGAGCCAGCGGACCACGATCCTGGACAGCGAGGGCGGCGCGATCGCCACGGTGTACTCGCGTGACCGCACCGTCGTCCCGCTCAAGGACATCTCCCCGTACATGCAGGACGCGATCATCGCGATCGAGGACTCGCGCTTCTACGAACACGGCGCCGTGGACCTCAAGGGCATCCTGCGTGCGATGAACCGCAACGTGCAGGAGGGCGGGGCCGCTCAGGGCGCGTCGACGCTGACCCAGCAGTACGTGAAGAACGTCTTCGTCGAGGAGGCGGGCGACGACCCGGACAAGGTCGCCGAGGCCACCCAGCAGACCTTGGGCCGCAAGGTCCGGGAGCTGAAGTACGCGATCCAGGTCGAGGAAGAGCTCGGCAAGAAGAAGATCCTGGAGAACTACCTCAACATCACGTTCTTCGGGCAGCAGGCCTACGGAGTCGAAGCCGCCTCCCAGCGCTACTTCTCCAAGCACGCCAAGGACCTGAAGGTGGGAGAGGCGGCGATGCTGGCCGGCCTCGTCCAGTCACCGACCCGCTACGACCCGGTCAACGACACGAAGGAAGCGACCAAGCGTCGCGACACCGTGCTCCAGCGCATGGCCGCCGTCGGCAGCATCTCGCAGAGCGAGGCCGAAGCAGCCATCGCCGCCCCTCTCGAGCTGAAGGTCAGCAAGCCGAAGAACGGCTGCATCACCGCCGTCAGCGGAGCCGGATTCTTCTGCGACTACGTACGCAAGACCATCCTGAACGACCCGACGTTCGGGAAGACCGAGGAGGAGCGTTCCAAGCTCTGGAACCTCGGCGGCCTGACCGTCAGGACCACGCTCTCCCCGCGTGCACAGGCGGCAGCCAATGAGGCCGCCACCTCGAAGGTCAACAAGGACGACAAGGTCGCCGCCTCCGTGGTGCAGGTCGAGCCCGGCACCGGCAAGATCCTCTCGATGGGGCAGTCCAGGCCGTACGGCCTGGACCAGACGAAGCACGAGACGATGATCAATCTCGGCGTCACCCACGAGATGGGCGGCAGCACCTACGGCTTCCAGGTCGGCTCGACCTTCAAGCCGATCACCGCCGCAGCCGCCCTCGAGAAGGGCATCAGCCCGGCTGAGAGCTACACCACCGACTGGAAGATCTCGCTGCCCAAGAGCTCGTTCCGCGATTGTTCGGGCGCCCCCACCGGCAGCGACAACTGGGATCTCCAGAACGAGTTGGAGTCCGAGAAGGGCAGCTGGGACATGACCAGCGCGCTCGGCAAGTCCATCAACACCTACTTCGCCAAGCTGGAGCAGAAGACCGGGCTCTGCGAGACGGTCGAGATGGCGAAGAAGATGGGCTACGAGCGAGGGGACGGGAAGGAGATCGAGGAGAACGCCTCGATCACCCTCGGCGGTGAGGTGAGCACCCCGCTGTCCATGGCCTCCGTGTACGCCACGTTCGCCAACCGGGGCACGTACTGCTCCCCCATCGCCATCGAGTCCATCACCGACGCCAACGGCAAGAAGGTCGGCGTACCCAAGACCGAGTGCTCCCGGGCGATGAGTGAGCCGACGGCGGACAGCATCAGCCAGATGCTCAAGGGCGTGGTCGAGGACGGCACCGGCACCCTGGCCGGTCTCAGCGACCGCGACAACGCGGGCAAGACGGGAACGACGAACGACCGCCTCGACGCCTGGTTCGTCGGCTACACGCCGAATCTCTCCACCGCGGTCTGGGTCGGCGACGACGTCGGCGAGAAGACCACCAAGATGTACGACATCACCATCGGTGGTCAGTACTACGACAAGGTCTGCGGTGGCTGTCTTCCCGGCCCCATCTGGAAGACGGCTATGACCGGCGCGCTGAACGCCTCGGAGACCCCGTCCTTCCACCCGATCGCGGTACCCCGCGCCAAGGAGAAGGAAAAGGAGAAGGACAAGGGCCGCGGCGAGGACAACGACGGCGGCAACGACAACGGCGATCCCGGCGCCGACCCCGTCGGCGGCATCACCCTGCCGCCCGGCTTCATCGGCGGGAACGACGGCGGGCGGAACGGCCGCAACGGCCCCTGA
- a CDS encoding IS1182 family transposase yields the protein MSLRPGVPGEVPAETVRVARAAFPKGCLAVRVRDVLGSVFTDAEFAGLFSGRGRPAASPGRLAMVLVLQFAEGMSDRQAAHAVRSRIDWKYALGLELTDPGFDFSVLSEFRGRLIAGGVEAGVLDAVLESVSAAGLLKAGGRQRSDATHVLAAVREVNRLESVVEAMRAALNALAVAAPQWLAERTPPEWFDRYSARPEDTKFPSRWAARLSHAEQVGQDGMTLLQAVWSVDAPAWLRELPAVEFLRQMWVQEYQVSDGEVSWRKPKDCPPGQLRIRSAYDPDARNGAKRDRAWCGYKVHLTETCEPDAPHLITEVITTTAATADVQVTDQIHDALARRDLLPDVHLVDAGYVDAAHLVAARRDHGIELVGPVGANTGWQAAANNGYSIDDFAVDWDNKQVTCPNGRTSRQWQHDGRRSSGPVIRARFSPADCRPCPSRDQCTRGVAYMGREITLRHRDEHEALRTARLDQQTDPWKQRYKHRAGIEGTISQGVRAFGLRRSRYRGHPKTHLQHLLTAAGMNLTRLDAWLTGTPLAPTRTSHFAALRPTG from the coding sequence ATGTCGTTGCGTCCTGGTGTGCCTGGCGAGGTGCCGGCGGAGACGGTCAGGGTGGCCCGCGCGGCCTTCCCGAAGGGGTGCTTGGCAGTCCGGGTGAGAGATGTGCTCGGGTCGGTCTTCACCGATGCGGAGTTCGCGGGTCTTTTCTCGGGTCGGGGGCGGCCTGCGGCGTCGCCGGGCCGGTTGGCGATGGTGCTGGTGTTGCAGTTCGCCGAAGGGATGTCGGACCGGCAGGCCGCTCACGCGGTGCGCTCCAGGATCGACTGGAAGTACGCGCTCGGGCTGGAGCTGACCGATCCGGGCTTCGATTTCTCCGTGCTGAGCGAGTTCCGTGGACGGCTCATCGCCGGTGGCGTCGAGGCCGGGGTGCTGGATGCGGTCCTGGAGAGCGTTTCGGCGGCCGGGCTGCTCAAGGCCGGTGGACGTCAGCGCAGTGATGCCACGCATGTGCTGGCGGCGGTGCGGGAGGTGAACCGGCTGGAGTCCGTGGTCGAGGCGATGCGAGCGGCACTGAACGCACTGGCGGTCGCGGCTCCGCAGTGGCTGGCCGAGCGGACGCCGCCGGAGTGGTTCGACCGGTACTCCGCCCGGCCGGAGGACACGAAGTTCCCCAGCCGCTGGGCTGCCCGGCTCAGCCACGCCGAACAGGTCGGCCAGGACGGCATGACGCTCCTGCAAGCTGTGTGGTCCGTTGACGCGCCTGCCTGGCTGAGGGAGCTGCCGGCCGTGGAGTTCCTACGGCAGATGTGGGTGCAGGAATACCAGGTCAGCGACGGTGAGGTGAGCTGGCGCAAGCCGAAGGACTGCCCGCCGGGGCAGTTACGGATCCGCTCGGCCTATGATCCGGACGCCCGCAACGGGGCCAAACGCGACCGGGCCTGGTGCGGCTACAAGGTTCATCTGACCGAAACCTGCGAACCCGATGCCCCACACCTGATCACCGAGGTCATCACCACCACCGCCGCCACTGCCGACGTCCAGGTCACCGACCAGATCCACGACGCTCTCGCCCGCCGGGACCTGTTGCCTGATGTCCATCTGGTCGACGCCGGCTACGTCGATGCCGCACACCTGGTCGCCGCCCGCCGTGACCATGGCATCGAACTGGTGGGACCGGTCGGCGCCAACACCGGCTGGCAGGCCGCCGCGAACAACGGCTACAGCATCGACGACTTCGCCGTCGACTGGGACAACAAGCAGGTGACCTGCCCGAACGGCAGGACCAGCAGACAGTGGCAGCACGACGGGCGACGCTCGTCAGGCCCCGTGATCCGCGCCCGATTCTCACCCGCGGACTGCCGCCCCTGCCCCTCACGCGACCAGTGCACCCGCGGCGTCGCCTACATGGGACGCGAGATCACCCTGCGGCACCGCGACGAACACGAAGCCCTCCGAACAGCCCGGCTCGACCAGCAAACCGACCCATGGAAACAACGCTACAAGCACCGAGCCGGCATCGAAGGCACCATCTCCCAGGGCGTCCGCGCCTTCGGGCTGCGCAGGTCCCGCTACCGAGGCCATCCCAAAACCCACCTGCAACACCTGCTGACCGCAGCCGGAATGAACCTCACCCGCCTCGACGCCTGGCTCACAGGCACCCCACTCGCCCCAACACGCACCTCACACTTCGCAGCACTCCGCCCCACCGGATAA
- a CDS encoding GatB/YqeY domain-containing protein has product MTTLKSKLKEDLTTAMKARDELTSSTLRLTLTAITKEEVSGKTSRELSDDEVQKVIAKEAKKRREAAEAFAQGGRTEQAERERAEGELLDAYLPKQLSDDELNAIVAQAVGEAKDAGAEGPRAMGAVMKIVNPKVAGLAEGGRVAATVKNMLAG; this is encoded by the coding sequence ATGACCACGCTCAAGTCCAAGCTCAAGGAAGACCTCACCACGGCCATGAAGGCGCGTGACGAGCTCACCTCGTCCACCCTCCGGCTCACCCTGACCGCGATCACCAAGGAAGAGGTCAGCGGCAAGACGTCGCGCGAGCTCTCCGACGACGAGGTGCAGAAGGTGATCGCGAAGGAGGCGAAGAAGCGTCGGGAGGCGGCCGAGGCCTTCGCGCAGGGCGGCCGGACCGAGCAGGCCGAGCGGGAGAGGGCCGAGGGTGAGCTGCTCGACGCCTACCTGCCCAAGCAGCTCTCCGACGACGAGCTGAACGCGATCGTCGCGCAGGCCGTCGGAGAGGCGAAGGACGCCGGCGCCGAGGGGCCGCGTGCGATGGGCGCCGTCATGAAGATCGTCAACCCGAAGGTGGCAGGGCTTGCCGAGGGCGGCCGGGTCGCCGCCACGGTGAAAAACATGCTCGCGGGCTGA
- a CDS encoding metallophosphoesterase produces the protein MRARYGVPLKVTAVGAAVGAAGLVYAAGFEARSFRLRRITIPVLPHGARPLRVLQVSDIHMVSGQRKKRAWLQSLAGLRPDFVVNTGDNLSDPEAVPELLDALGPLMEFPGVYVFGSNDYYGPKLRNPVRYLLEKTQGKHGLNGNAPAVNVVHNPWEPMRDAFDEAGWLNLSNTRGRIKADGLEIAFTGLDDPHIKRDRYAEVAGGPETGADLSIGVVHAPYLRSLDAFTADGYPLILAGHTHGGQLCIPFYGALVTNCDLDTDRVKGLSGHTVGERRSYLHVSAGCGTNRYTPVRFACPPEATLLTLTPRD, from the coding sequence ATGCGCGCACGCTACGGAGTACCCCTGAAAGTAACGGCAGTCGGCGCAGCGGTAGGCGCCGCCGGTCTCGTGTACGCGGCAGGATTCGAGGCACGGTCGTTCCGCCTTCGCCGCATCACGATTCCCGTACTCCCGCACGGAGCCCGCCCGTTGCGCGTGCTCCAGGTCTCCGACATCCACATGGTGAGCGGCCAGCGCAAGAAGCGCGCCTGGTTGCAGTCGCTGGCGGGTCTGCGCCCGGACTTCGTGGTGAACACCGGCGACAACCTCTCCGATCCGGAAGCCGTGCCTGAGCTGCTGGACGCTCTCGGCCCGCTGATGGAGTTCCCCGGGGTCTACGTCTTCGGCTCCAACGACTACTACGGCCCGAAGCTCCGCAACCCGGTCCGCTACCTCCTGGAGAAGACGCAGGGAAAGCACGGGCTCAACGGAAACGCACCGGCGGTCAACGTCGTCCACAACCCTTGGGAACCGATGCGGGACGCCTTCGACGAGGCGGGCTGGCTGAACCTCTCCAACACCCGGGGCCGGATCAAGGCGGACGGTCTCGAGATCGCCTTCACCGGTCTGGACGACCCTCACATCAAGCGGGACCGTTACGCCGAGGTCGCCGGTGGCCCCGAAACGGGCGCGGACCTCTCGATCGGCGTCGTCCACGCCCCGTACCTGCGCTCCCTTGACGCGTTCACGGCGGACGGCTACCCCCTGATCCTGGCCGGCCACACACACGGCGGGCAGCTCTGCATCCCCTTCTACGGTGCTCTCGTCACCAACTGCGACCTGGACACGGACCGGGTGAAGGGCCTCTCCGGCCACACGGTCGGAGAAAGGCGCTCCTATCTCCACGTCTCGGCGGGCTGCGGCACGAACCGCTACACCCCGGTGCGCTTCGCCTGCCCGCCCGAGGCGACCCTGCTGACACTGACGCCGCGCGACTGA
- a CDS encoding DUF488 family protein: protein MAGHRSAPLHDHARALAQRVRALREDRGWTRERLAKEAGIAVGTVSRLESEGAIQPAFFTVGAVAEALAVSLDDLFRTARVAPITPGLWSAGYEGRDIESFVASLVDSRISVVADVRLTPISRKKGFSKTRLGGALAEAGIEYTHLRGLGNPKDNREPFWDGRVEVGRARFRGLLRSDEAQADLARLAEHAQASRVAVLCFEKDESRCHRQVVLETVRSRVQVPVNPLA, encoded by the coding sequence ATGGCAGGTCATCGCTCAGCGCCACTCCACGACCACGCCCGTGCGCTCGCGCAGCGCGTACGTGCATTGCGGGAAGACCGCGGGTGGACGCGGGAACGCCTGGCCAAGGAAGCAGGCATCGCCGTCGGGACTGTGAGCCGCCTGGAGAGCGAGGGAGCAATCCAGCCAGCTTTCTTCACAGTCGGCGCGGTGGCCGAGGCTCTTGCGGTCTCCCTCGATGATCTGTTCCGGACTGCCCGGGTCGCACCCATCACGCCCGGTCTGTGGTCAGCCGGGTACGAAGGACGGGACATCGAGTCGTTCGTCGCCTCGCTCGTCGACAGCCGCATCAGTGTCGTGGCAGATGTGCGGCTCACCCCGATCAGCCGCAAGAAGGGCTTCAGCAAGACCCGCCTCGGGGGAGCCCTGGCCGAAGCCGGCATCGAGTACACGCACCTGCGTGGCCTGGGCAATCCGAAGGACAATCGCGAGCCTTTCTGGGACGGCCGCGTCGAAGTGGGTCGGGCGCGTTTCCGTGGCCTCCTGCGGTCCGATGAGGCCCAGGCCGACCTTGCTCGCCTCGCAGAGCATGCCCAGGCGTCGCGGGTAGCGGTGCTGTGCTTCGAGAAGGACGAGAGCCGCTGTCACCGGCAGGTCGTCTTGGAGACAGTCCGCAGCCGCGTCCAGGTGCCAGTGAATCCCTTGGCCTGA
- a CDS encoding DUF4238 domain-containing protein: MADPKLHHYVPQFYLRRFTDSTERLWAWDKTSDRVFRTQPKAVAAESNFYQLPQLIEHGHNPLEMEKQFADLEGQVSSITGQWLDWVRSGHSGDSLPIPAVNREIISQFLALQSLRTADTRAILVAFSALHGYQAESEEDVRALHAAVLWDDALISSYADRVSRCTWLFALNLTPSPFVTSDNPLAFRTSDHRAWVKPGNLGKGAYVVYPLAPDVIMYCYPDEGVWRNSNISRFDCQISPVLMSESMVQSENSAQVFMASRFVISSQNSFSFEREFLRMIEDGPDVPPTVE; encoded by the coding sequence GTGGCTGATCCTAAGCTTCATCATTATGTTCCGCAATTCTACTTACGTCGATTTACTGACTCGACGGAACGCCTATGGGCCTGGGACAAGACTAGCGATAGAGTGTTTCGTACTCAGCCGAAGGCGGTAGCTGCGGAGTCGAACTTCTACCAGTTGCCTCAGTTGATTGAGCACGGCCACAATCCCTTGGAAATGGAAAAACAATTTGCGGACCTGGAGGGCCAAGTATCCTCCATTACAGGGCAATGGCTCGACTGGGTTCGAAGTGGGCATTCGGGCGATTCGCTACCCATACCTGCAGTAAATCGAGAAATAATCAGCCAGTTCCTGGCTCTCCAGTCCCTACGAACGGCCGACACTCGCGCGATATTGGTAGCCTTCTCGGCGCTGCATGGGTACCAGGCCGAGTCTGAAGAGGACGTTAGAGCCCTCCATGCTGCGGTGCTTTGGGATGACGCGCTAATCTCCTCCTATGCCGATCGCGTGAGTCGATGCACCTGGCTTTTCGCTTTGAATTTGACGCCTTCTCCATTTGTCACATCGGACAATCCATTGGCCTTCAGGACGTCTGACCATCGAGCTTGGGTAAAACCGGGCAACCTCGGCAAGGGTGCGTATGTAGTATACCCGCTCGCCCCTGATGTGATCATGTATTGCTATCCCGATGAAGGCGTGTGGCGCAATTCGAATATCTCTCGATTTGACTGCCAAATTTCGCCGGTGCTGATGAGTGAGAGCATGGTGCAGAGTGAAAATTCTGCACAAGTCTTCATGGCCTCTCGATTTGTAATATCCAGTCAGAATTCTTTTTCTTTTGAGCGGGAGTTTTTGAGAATGATTGAGGACGGTCCTGACGTGCCGCCGACCGTAGAATGA